The Papaver somniferum cultivar HN1 chromosome 3, ASM357369v1, whole genome shotgun sequence genome includes a region encoding these proteins:
- the LOC113355595 gene encoding kunitz trypsin inhibitor 2-like: MRTTNISPLLAFAFISLAISVQLSAISAAPEAVRDIAGEPLQKGVNYYILPINVGGGLVLGLYLNGTECPRQVVQSQREVSNGLPLMLTSVDPKAKVILTETDLNIKYSGAASICPQYSKVWKLAAFDESVSRWFIETNGVAGNPGRQTIDNWFKIVKDNDVNKYNYKLVFCPTVCNVCKVMCKDVGVYRGADGVRRFALVNDGEEPISIFFRKA; the protein is encoded by the coding sequence ATGAGAACTACTAATATTTCTCCTCTTCTAGCTTTTGCTTTCATTTCCTTAGCCATTTCCGTCCAACTTTCTGCGATTTCAGCTGCACCGGAAGCTGTACGCGACATAGCCGGCGAACCACTTCAAAAGGGGGTCAATTACTATATACTACCTATTAATGTTGGCGGTGGACTAGTATTAGGTCTATACCTAAATGGTACCGAATGCCCGCGTCAAGTAGTTCAGTCACAGCGTGAAGTCTCAAATGGACTTCCATTAATGCTCACATCTGTGGATCCAAAGGCAAAAGTAATCCTCACTGAAACGGATCTCAATATCAAATACTCTGGTGCTGCTTCGATCTGTCCACAATATTCTAAGGTTTGGAAGTTGGCAGCTTTTGATGAATCCGTGAGTAGATGGTTTATTGAGACGAACGGAGTTGCAGGCAATCCAGGTCGTCAGACAATTGATAATTGGTTTAAGATTGTTAAAGATAACGACGTTAATAAGTATAACTATAAGCTTGTCTTCTGTCCTACTGTTTGTAACGTTTGCAAAGTCATGTGCAAGGATGTTGGGGTTTACAGAGGTGCTGATGGAGTTAGACGTTTTGCTTTGGTTAATGATGGGGAGGAACCAATTAGTATATTTTTTAGAAAAGCATAA